The DNA segment CTGCTTGTCACttttgttcttgtagttttaaTAGTTATTTCTTAGCATCTTAATCGGCTGAACTCCTTGATCTTATTTTGCTGTGTCATAAAACGGCAACAACatataaatgaaacaaacagtAGTGCCCTCTTTCTTTATTGCGTTCTTATTAGTGGCGTCTAAAAGCTACATTCCATCTAGATTTTCTCAGCTGATTGGTGAGGTCTTTGTTAAAATATTACAGATAAAATTCTTCATATAGGACTGTTttatcaaaaaaaataaataaaaaaaacaattccaGGAACTACAAGGGGTAAAACAGCCTGCCAGGGAACTGAAACATCTGGGAAATGATGCCAGGAGAGGCTGTGTTGGGGTGGGAGGAATGAGAAAGAGAGGATGGAcgcagtgtgtgtgcgtgtgtgtgtgcgcttgtgtgtgtgtgtgtgtgtgtgttcctggaGGGCTGACGTCAGAGCTGCGTCTGTGCATGCTCCGAAGAGCAGGACATCCTGTGGAATTGTTTTCTGTGAGGCCTGAAGAATGTAAAGCAGCGGCCTCTCTCATCTCACTCCTCTCAGCAAAGTGCTGGAGCGAACGGAGAGATAAAcgaggaagaaaaagagaaggaggaggagaacacAATCTCCAAAGGGAGGTCAGATCCTTCATGAAAATATCACTGGAACATGAAGTTCAGGGAGTTATTTAAAGGAGAAAAGATCAGGGAGAGGTCAGCATGGGATTCCTTCTAAATTCCAGTGAAGTCAGCAGCGGTTAAAAAACTGGTTTTCCTGTGCATAAACTTCTCGTATCAGTCATATAAGGCACAGAGAGAGCTCGGTAACTGCTGAAACAGCTATGCAAAGGAAACCAGAGGAGAACAGCAAGGGATGCTGAGGTTTTTCAGGCAGAAAAGACATGATGAAACAAGCTCTGCATGTCTGCGTTTGGGAGAGAGGTGAGTGAGGGTGTGAGGTGATGCAGGTCATGTGGAACTGCAGTGACGCAGGCTGTAAAACGGGGGTGCTGTGGGTATGGCTATTTTTAGCCACCGTGAGGAGACACATATGAGCTCCATTTCTCTTCACTCCTCGGCCTCATACGTCACTTTACTCCAAGCCAGTCCACTCGGCTGTGCATCACATGACAGGTGCAGCCTCAAATACTCCTCCTGACCAGACCAGACATGAGACCCGAATATTAAACAGGTCGGGTATTCTCTGTGAGGGCCCCATCCCACTGACTGAACTGTGAAATTCTACATCATTGTTAAATGCATGATGCTAGGGAACACCATGTGCTGATGGCAGgtggagaaacagaaaaataaatggctGATTATCCCTGTATGATGTATGTTCTTAACCTAAGATCAGATTCTTGGAGGCTCTTACTCTATAGTCTGACATacctcaggaggtagagcaggtcatccactaattgaaaggttggtggtttgatccctgactGCTCCAGACTATGTGCCAAAGTATCCCTACGCAACATACCGAACCCAAGTAGATCTCTGATGTGCTCATCAGACTATAGATGTGTGAAATGAATGTCAGATAGAAAACACTTCGGTGTAGAAAAAGTCcctgtatgaatgggtgaatgaggcatgttgtataaaatgtCTCGAGTGCTTctgcagagtagaaaagcactacgTAAGAACCAGTCTGCTTACCATTTCTCTCAAAGCTTTCTATTctcagaaaaatatatatttttaaaactttagaaAAGTTGTTAGGGATACTTTTGATTATGCTCATGTTTTAATCAGCTAAGAGTTTCATTAAAGTTCACAGCTTTTCATGAATCCACATGTTTGACTCCACTGCATGTCCGTGAGGATTTTCTGTGCCTTTCATGCTGTAGGAGCTTCCAGCTCATTAAAGGTTTTGCATAAAAATAGGCGACGCTGCTTTCATGCCAAGGAGTGGGTGTTTAACATAATAATGTCACCTCCTTAGAGGGATGCAGTGTCATCGCGGGGGGTCAAAACTAACCCCCCTGCCGGTACAGAAGCATCTCtggtataatcttttaataacGTGAATAATCCCCAGAGTTTAAATCTTAGGAATTACTACAGTCGGATGTTTTTTTGTGATTCTGTACAAAATGTGCAGTGCGGATTGCATCATTTATGAATGGCGAGTTGGGTGAAAAAAAGCAGGGTGGAGCCACGTGAAGCAGAGCTCCTTCAGATTGGGCAGTACAGCCTTCGTAGTCTTGTGTCCCTCTCCGATTGGTTGTGATGCGAAGTGGGCGGGGCTCGGCCTGCCAGGGGTCGGGGTGTATTTTCACGCTGGAGGAGTGGAGCTGCGCTtgtcagagacagaaagaggaactggtGTGAAGTCTGCGGCTTGTCGTGGTTTCAGGGATGCTTCACATCGAGGAGCAGTGACGACCTGAGCACAGGAGCCCCGCAGCGCCTCGCTTCAGGTGATCCCAACGGCCAGAGCCCGAATTCAAAGCAGCCAGTGTTCGTGAatggagcagcagcagcggggTCTCTGTAGCGTCACCGCCTTCCAGTGTGCAAGCCGCGGGGCCGGGGTCTCCAGCGGCCAGCCCTCCATGCGTCTGTGCATCACCTCCACGGCCGGCAGCCCGGTGGAGCTGACCGTCCCCCGGGGGGAGACCGTGGAGGCCCTGAAAGCGCGCATCTCCCAGAAACTCAGACTGCACACGGACAGGATCGTACTCCTGCATAAAGACAGGTGAGTTGTTGCTTTACCCTGCATCCTGTGCACTTCCGGGAGTTTAGGTAAAGCAATTACGTTTAATCCGCGTATTTTATGCGTatgtgggttgttgttgttttttgctggtttgACCCATTAAAGCTGATTTATGTATTATGAATTAGGCACCTGACTGCAGGGACGCTCCTGGACCAGGGTGTAACAGATGGCAGCAAACTGACCCTGGTCCCAGTCATTGAAGCTGGTTTACTGGTACGTAAACTAATGCACATCTTAGCCTGGCTGCTCTGTAACTTTGCCGCACACATGTAATCACACTGTTTACTATATTGTGCTGCACAGTGCTCGACTGCCAGGGCTGAAAGGACTGTGATGGATGTGTTGGAAAGTTTAACAGAAGTCCAGGTGAGCATTTTAATTCTCTGTCTCACTGTATGCTTTAAGTAAACACTAGAAACTACAGTTTGCATGTAATAATATTGCTATTGTATTATTTCATGCACTCATTTCGTTAAATACAGCCTATTAGTTCTCAGTTGAACTCCATCTTGCCTTCCGACCTGCCTTTATTCTTCATGGCAGGAAACTCAGAGACTTTGGTTTATATTAACATGATAGCACCACACAGATACATCCATGAACTGAATCTCCTGTGCCACCACATCCTAAAGGTGGTCTACTGGATTGTAATCAGGTGCCTGTGGAGGCCATTAGAGAGCAGTTCAAAAAACCAGAATGAGATAATTTAAGCTTtgatgtgttatcctgctggaagcagccatcagaacgTGCTACACTGGTAGTTATAAAGGGATTGacgtggtcagcaacaatactcagggtTTTAAGGGTGCTAATAAGGGTTTGCCCCTCACACCATTGcatcaccagcagcctgaactattgatacaaagcaggatggatccatgttttCCTGTAGTTTGCACCTAATTCCTTCTCTAACAGCTGAAATCGAGGCAACGTTTCTCCATTCTTCTGTTGTCCAGTCTTGGTGAGCCCGTGAGatctgtagcctcagtttcctgtttttagctgacaggagAGCCACCCAGTGTGGTTTTCTGTTACCATAGCCCATCTACTTCAAGGTTCGACGTGTTGTGCTTTCAGAGCCtatcttctgcataccttggttgtaacaagtggttatttgagttcctgttgccttcctatcagcttgacGCAGTAAACAagtctttttttgcttttcctttCTTCCGCACTGATGCTCGTCTTGACCATgcctacatgcctaaatgtgTTAAGTCGCTGTTGAGTGATTGTCTGATTACATACTTGCATTAACAAGTCACAGACAGGTGTGCCTAACAAAGTGGGTGGTGGGTGTACAGTCTGTGGTAGAAACCAGTTGAATGCATGAATGAGGCGGAGAAATAATTTTCCCTTTTAGGAATTCAAACTGTGCGCTAGTGtatttttttccagttcataTTTAAGTTAAGTCAGATTTAAGTGATGCTGTTTAAGATACATTACTCACCCTAttaaaaaatcaatcaatcaataaatactCGTCTAAAGACCAAGTTTGGATGTGCATAGTTTTGGTTAGACACACGTCATTCAGTCGTTACAGCTGCAAGAGAAAAGGTTTGTGGACTCTGTAATTATCAGGATCTCCgtcttacttttactttttatttcattattactgTACTCGTAAAAAGAGGTCTGACCTGTACACACATAGAGTCCTAATAATAGCACAAAAACAACTGCACTTTTCTTGTCTGTACTGAACACAAGCAGCAAACATTCACAGACAGTCAGGGTGGAGAAATGTAATCATATCTGtccattttttttgcaatattagAGTTTGGGAAAGAAGGGGTGGGGGTGAGACTTCAGGGGGAGGAATGCTGGAGCAGTCACCTGTTCCTCTTTCTACCCCCCAGTCCCTTCTttacttcccttttttttttttttatgtctttctCATCACACCTCTGTTTCTCATACTTACTGTCTTTTCTCACAATATGCTGATATCTTTGTCCATCTGTTCTTTCTCTTCCTTCTTGTTCATGACATGttgcttcttctctttctctttatttatcattttctcttcctctttctcctttTGAACTTTCTTTTCCATCTTTTCCGGATCCTCTGCGTTGCAGCAGTATATTTTACATTCTAGTAAACTTTGAGCCACTTCCAACAAGCCTTTAAtatgaagttttaaaaaaataaataactttagacAGCATATCTGGCCTTCATCTTGCACCCGTCCACCTCTTCAGATAATTTCTCACGCTTCTCTTTTTCCACATCCTGCGCTGTCCTGCTCTATATATCATCTTTGTGAGACAAGAGTTCACTTACTTTTCCCAGCCTGTGCTGTGAGTGATTGTTCAAtaaagatatatatttttatgtatcctttatttaaccaggttAGGCCCACTGAGGTCAAAGATCCATTTTACAAGGGAGACTTTGCAACATAGatgcataaaaacaaacatcggATTCAATTAATGACATTAAAACATACATAGGTGAGGTAACCTTCATAATTTTTGTAGTTACCAAAGGCAATaatccacacagacacacacactacacagaCTTTAAAGCTTTAATAAAAGTGTGGTGAAGCAAAGCGGCAAATTTACTATTTAAATTTATATCTCTGTGTAGGAGATTCCTCTGTAATCGGAGGTTACGTCATTGAAGCCATTCAAATTGACCCACATGAGAAATTCATGGGAAATATCAATGATAGGTTTTCTTTGTTATCAGTGTATTGTGGTTTCAGATAACTGTGCTGTAAAGTCATACCAGCAGGAGAAGAAGAGTGAAACTTTCCTGTCTGTCCCTGCAGATTAATGACTTCCTGTCTGGGCGCTCACCTCTGAACATTAACCTTGGAATCGGTGCCCACGTGATGTGTGTGGAGCTCCAGCTCTCGGCGCAGGACGTGAAggagctgcagctggactcAAAGGCTCGCGGCAGCAGCGCGCAGATGGCCAGCAGCACGAACCATCCTCACTCTGCCTCGGCGTGGACCTCCACCACTGGACCTGCTACCTCATCAGCTTCACAGGCCTCATCTGCAACTCCATTCTCTGTTGACTCTTTATCCTCGTTTCAGTTTAACACTCAGGGACCCAGAACTTCACTGAACTCACAAAACCCTTCGGTTCCATCCAGTAGCATTCCTGCCACAAACTGCTGTAATCCCTCTTCTCTGCTTAATTCCCACTCTGAGCACGGATCTCCGCACACTCCTTCTCCTCCTTTGCCCTGTGGTTCTCCGCATCCAGGCTCTCCTCTGCGAGCAACTGCACCGGTCTGTTCAGCCGGTCTCATCAGCTCCAGCCCAGCACCCCTGAGCCCCACAGCAGCCTCGACCTTCACAGAGGTTAGCCACACACACTCTAACACAGAAGTCAGTGCCATCTAGTTAACGTGTAACCAAATTTTCACAATAGTCTTTTTGAATTTAAATTAGTGAGAAAAGAATATTTTATTACTCAGACTTATTCCTTAAGGTGGATATTTGTCCCTTACAGAGTAATGCTAATGCTTCATCCACTGCACAGCTGCCCAATCCTCCAGGAGCTGTCATAGAGAGTTTCGTGAGACACTCACCTGGCATCTTCTCTGGGACTTTCTCTGGTACGTCTGCTCTGGAGACTGCTCAGCAGTTTTTGTTTGGTCTGattaacataaaccagtgatGTTTCCTAGTGTTCCAACATCTAATGAACTTTCTCTTTTGAATAGCTTTTTTTAGGATAAGGAgagaaaaaagtaataataactcCTTTATTCCTCTCAGGCACCCTGGCCCCTTGCagtcagagcggtttcagtcATCCTCGACGTGGTGTCGCCATTATTCTCCAGATCCTCAACGACCTCCTCAAAGCCGCCTACCACCACCAGGGGGCTCCAGTTCCTCTTCCTCTACACCGCTGTCCTGCTCCAGGCGCTGAAGTCAGCCCGCTGCTCACAGCAGAAGAGCCCAGACCACCAGCGATGCAGAGGACAGAGGCCCTCTGCGGAGCTCCAGGTCAGCTCAAGCGAATATTATTTTGGAAACTTGGAGAGCATGTCATCATAACGTGCATGTAAATGCATGCAAATCCTGGGATAGTGTGCATTTTAGAAATCAGGACagggaaatgaaaacaaaaacaataaaaaagagaCTGTTTGAGGCCCCCAGAGAATAAAACACGCTCGTGTTTCCTCCCAGCTGAAATAAAACGAGTTTCTCTGCTGTGTCATATTTAGTCACGCAGCACTTGTGCAGCAGTTACACAGGCCTTTGTCAGTATAAAGACTATTACAGTCTTTACAGGCAGTGTTAATGACAGCTCATCCACGAGTGTTTACGCTTCTTTATTAGGCTCCGATTGTCTCGTGCTGACGGGGTTTCCTGTGGATTTCTATGTTTGGATTAGAGCTGAAAATATGAGGAAATCAAGCAGAACAATTGCTTCACAGCTTGTCTGTCAATCGCTTCTACGTAGTTAACTTTGAGGGTTTTGACAGGTGGAAGAACAAGACGAAGCATTTGACAGCTGCAGCTTTAGAAAATTCGACTGGTCGTATTTTTACTGCGTCAGAGAAACAAACTGATTCTGGGTCGGAGCTTCGGGAGGTCGTCTTGACCACGTCTGTATGTTATTGGCTGAttggatatttgcattaatgagcagaCATACAAATTAAGCCTGAGAAAGTGGCTTTTGAGTGTATTTCTTATGCAGTAATTAATGGCAGAGCACACCATAAACACCCATGGAGACCTTAGTTTTCTGTGCCTGATcgatttctttcttcttctctgtagGTGACATAGGCCACGAGGGTCCCGTCATACACTCGTCCACAGAGGAGAATCAAACACTGCACTGTAAGCTAGAGCACCTCCAGCTCCTGATGCACGAGAGGCGTCTACGCAGGAGGGCTCGCAAGACCTCGCACATCTCACAAAGCTCTCATCCGTACCAGAAGCGCCACCATCACCCCTAGTCTCTGAATGTAAAAAGACCCGCTCACTATGATAGATACCAGAGCTGACCTTGCCGTACAGGGCTATAAAAAAATGAGCCTTTGTTAGTATTTTTCTACTATCTGAAACTATACGTCTAAATGTTGTGGCTTTCTCTGTGTGATGTGTAATCTGAGTCTGTCCTTCAGTGACGGCAGCTGCGGCTGTTGCAGTATGTAGCACGTGTCACATAGATTTCCCTGTTGGTGTTTTACTCTATGTACTCTGATGCCTTAATTGTACATGTTTTGAATGTAAGACTGTGTTTCGTTCCATGCAAGCAATGTTTCTTGAAAATATCTTATTTATGAAAtacaaagaagcaaaaaaatatgcaaataataaagggaaacaataaaa comes from the Oreochromis aureus strain Israel breed Guangdong linkage group 18, ZZ_aureus, whole genome shotgun sequence genome and includes:
- the LOC116318910 gene encoding midnolin-like isoform X1, with product MEQQQRGLCSVTAFQCASRGAGVSSGQPSMRLCITSTAGSPVELTVPRGETVEALKARISQKLRLHTDRIVLLHKDRHLTAGTLLDQGVTDGSKLTLVPVIEAGLLCSTARAERTVMDVLESLTEVQINDFLSGRSPLNINLGIGAHVMCVELQLSAQDVKELQLDSKARGSSAQMASSTNHPHSASAWTSTTGPATSSASQASSATPFSVDSLSSFQFNTQGPRTSLNSQNPSVPSSSIPATNCCNPSSLLNSHSEHGSPHTPSPPLPCGSPHPGSPLRATAPVCSAGLISSSPAPLSPTAASTFTESNANASSTAQLPNPPGAVIESFVRHSPGIFSGTFSGTLAPCSQSGFSHPRRGVAIILQILNDLLKAAYHHQGAPVPLPLHRCPAPGAEVSPLLTAEEPRPPAMQRTEALCGAPGDIGHEGPVIHSSTEENQTLHCKLEHLQLLMHERRLRRRARKTSHISQSSHPYQKRHHHP
- the LOC116318910 gene encoding midnolin-like isoform X2 is translated as MEQQQRGLCSVTAFQCASRGAGVSSGQPSMRLCITSTAGSPVELTVPRGETVEALKARISQKLRLHTDRIVLLHKDRHLTAGTLLDQGVTDGSKLTLVPVIEAGLLCSTARAERTVMDVLESLTEVQINDFLSGRSPLNINLGIGAHVMCVELQLSAQDVKELQLDSKARGSSAQMASSTNHPHSASAWTSTTGPATSSASQASSATPFSVDSLSSFQFNTQGPRTSLNSQNPSVPSSSIPATNCCNPSSLLNSHSEHGSPHTPSPPLPCGSPHPGSPLRATAPVCSAGLISSSPAPLSPTAASTFTELPNPPGAVIESFVRHSPGIFSGTFSGTLAPCSQSGFSHPRRGVAIILQILNDLLKAAYHHQGAPVPLPLHRCPAPGAEVSPLLTAEEPRPPAMQRTEALCGAPGDIGHEGPVIHSSTEENQTLHCKLEHLQLLMHERRLRRRARKTSHISQSSHPYQKRHHHP